In the Terriglobales bacterium genome, one interval contains:
- a CDS encoding tetratricopeptide repeat protein, protein MRSVPTSRTLLTALFLLLCAALAAAQTELPCEQVEIRVRVMLTDDRPPGERLRVELLASGSYYVDQMYTDEEGNGRFGAVRPGSYALRASGIYVKTTTGPTFTLRCHQGSDLQMLRVPRTEDAEKQVEEFRAQEALISSIDMRVPEKAKKEFERGEKARIEGRLEEAKKRYESAVGIYPEYARAYNSLGVVLTTLGDADAGIRAWERAVALNDHYPDALINLAKIRFNRRDVRGAEELLKKALTADPNSLDALGLLVPTQFMNAEYDGVVDSAQRVHAVPLHLQYAIVHRIAGRALEAQNHPEQALEQYNLFLQETTDARAAAEVRAEVARLKSRLGR, encoded by the coding sequence ATGCGCTCCGTCCCCACATCCCGCACGTTGCTGACGGCGCTCTTCCTGCTTCTGTGTGCTGCCTTGGCCGCGGCGCAGACCGAGCTGCCGTGCGAGCAGGTCGAGATCCGTGTGCGCGTCATGCTGACCGACGATCGCCCGCCCGGGGAGCGCTTGCGCGTCGAACTGCTGGCCAGCGGCAGCTACTACGTCGACCAGATGTACACCGATGAGGAGGGCAACGGACGCTTTGGCGCGGTCAGGCCCGGCTCCTACGCCCTGCGCGCCAGCGGCATCTACGTGAAGACCACCACGGGACCCACCTTCACGTTGCGCTGCCACCAGGGCAGCGACCTTCAGATGCTGCGCGTCCCGCGCACCGAAGACGCCGAAAAACAGGTCGAGGAGTTCCGCGCGCAGGAGGCGCTCATCTCGAGCATCGACATGCGCGTCCCGGAAAAGGCGAAGAAGGAGTTCGAGCGCGGGGAGAAGGCGCGCATCGAGGGCCGCCTCGAGGAGGCGAAGAAGCGCTACGAGAGCGCGGTCGGCATCTATCCGGAATACGCCCGCGCCTACAACTCGCTCGGCGTCGTCCTCACGACGCTCGGCGATGCCGACGCCGGCATCCGCGCCTGGGAGCGCGCCGTCGCCCTCAACGACCACTACCCCGACGCGCTCATCAACCTCGCCAAGATCCGCTTCAATCGCCGCGATGTGCGTGGGGCGGAAGAGCTGCTCAAGAAAGCCCTCACCGCCGATCCCAACAGTCTCGACGCGCTCGGCCTGCTGGTGCCCACGCAGTTCATGAACGCCGAGTACGACGGCGTGGTCGACAGCGCGCAGCGCGTCCACGCCGTCCCGCTCCACCTGCAGTACGCCATCGTGCATCGCATCGCCGGCCGCGCCCTCGAGGCCCAAAACCATCCCGAGCAGGCGCTCGAGCAGTACAACCTCTTCCTCCAGGAAACGACCGATGCGCGCGCCGCCGCTGAGGTCCGCGCCGAGGTCGCACGCCTGAAGTCGAGACTCGGGCGGTGA
- a CDS encoding C4-type zinc ribbon domain-containing protein encodes MNNDLQNLIALSKADEEIARLDAEIAELPKRVAAIEQKLARTQAQLEAAKKAIADDAAEKRKQESGIQDQQGKISKYREQQLAVKTNDQYKALTHEIQFAEQAIRAAEDRILELMVDQEEREQALKAAEQELKEETAEIEREKSSARERTAADQAQLKEWHGKRDQLRAGVEDSYLMHYDRLRKLRRNAIAGVREQYCLACNVMLRPQTYNELRSGEKLITCDSCGRILYYDAPAEAAAVPAGSPAAEAAG; translated from the coding sequence ATGAATAACGACCTCCAGAACCTCATCGCGCTCTCCAAGGCCGACGAGGAGATCGCGCGGCTCGACGCCGAGATCGCCGAGCTGCCCAAGCGCGTGGCCGCCATCGAGCAGAAGCTCGCCCGCACCCAGGCGCAGCTCGAGGCCGCGAAGAAGGCCATCGCCGACGACGCCGCCGAGAAGCGCAAGCAGGAGTCGGGCATCCAGGACCAGCAGGGCAAGATCTCGAAGTACCGCGAGCAGCAGCTCGCGGTGAAGACCAACGACCAGTACAAGGCGCTGACGCACGAGATCCAGTTCGCCGAGCAGGCGATCCGCGCCGCCGAGGACCGCATCCTCGAGCTCATGGTCGACCAGGAAGAGCGCGAGCAGGCGCTCAAGGCCGCCGAGCAGGAACTGAAAGAAGAGACCGCCGAGATCGAGCGGGAGAAGAGCAGCGCGCGCGAGCGGACCGCCGCCGACCAGGCGCAGCTCAAGGAGTGGCACGGCAAGCGCGACCAGCTGCGGGCCGGGGTGGAAGACAGCTACCTGATGCACTACGACCGGCTGCGCAAGCTGCGCCGCAACGCCATCGCGGGCGTCCGCGAGCAGTACTGCCTGGCGTGCAACGTGATGCTGCGGCCGCAGACTTACAACGAATTGCGCTCGGGCGAGAAGCTCATCACCTGCGATTCGTGCGGGCGCATCCTGTACTACGACGCGCCCGCCGAAGCCGCCGCCGTGCCCGCCGGGTCGCCGGCCGCCGAGGCCGCCGGTTAA